A segment of the Denticeps clupeoides chromosome 2, fDenClu1.1, whole genome shotgun sequence genome:
CgagtgtgatatatatattcagtattcagtgtTTAAACGAATTTTGCCCATCCCTGGTCTGTAGTTGGCTGCTGCAGACTAGTGATGCCGTCATTAGAGCAAACATTCTTGTAAATTATTCAAGTTCCAGCAGGCCTGGCTCAGATTTTATGGGGCCaatatttgaaatgtgtaaCAAATGATGCTTTGATACCGTTCCCTTGGTGTTTAAAGGCCTGTATGTGAATTTGTGTGGTACGAATTGAAGCAGGAGCATGATCCTGGATGCAGGGGGGACAGGGCTCCTATTTCAGGACGGGGCAGGATGCAGTAAATCGGGTCATTTTGCCCTTTTAAGGCAGCGGGGTGTGTGCCTGATGACACGCATTAGCTTCTCCATAATGAGCTGCTCGGGGTTCGGCCTCTTCCAGCTGGCTCAGCTGCAGACGGGAGCCAGCCTGCTAAGTGTGATTAATTAAAACCGGGCGTGTTAGAGACCGCTGCCAGATAGATCCCGTCTCCCTCCCTGTCACCGTGTTACGTTTTTTTCACATATTAGTGGCCTGCGAGGATCATTTAATCCAGGCCAGGCTTGGTGCTAGATTTGTCTGAGGAGCCCAACATTTCGCCGTTTTCCACAGCAACACACGGTTTTCCCAATCGGCAGATGAAATGAGGACATTATTGTACCGAAGCCACAGATTTGTCCCGTCCATGAAGAGATATGGGGAGGATCTGAGACATTAGATATTCTGGGGACGTCTTTAGTCGTCAAATTTTGGCAGGAATGTTAATAGACAGGCGTAATTGCAACGGCACTGCAGTCAATCCATTTAATTGGATCCTTTCAATGCTATTTGGCTTTAAATAGGTCTATTACAGATCCTGTTACAGGGCAAAAAGAAGGttgggtgcatgtgtgtgtgtatgattgttTTCTGtgtagaaagaaagtgaaagtgaagtgatcgcgaagcacagcaagcacagcacactgtgacccAGCAAAATGTGCCATcggtatttaaccgtcacctttagtgagcagtgggcagcgtgaaaggcgcccggggagcagtgtgtggggaagatACCTCAGTGGTCCTTGCATTTGTGTCCTGGATTTTCAGAACAGTAACTTGCTTGCTAGTTACCTGCATTGTTGCCGTGTATTATTAGCGTTGTCATCCAGTAGGTGAacttgtctgtctgtttttttttttcggcttaTTTTGCTCACAGTGAAAGCACAGCCACTGTTCGGGTCAGCGTTTGAACTTGCTGAAGTGGGGAGGGACCAACTGCAATGTGGAAAAATGAGGTGCCCTCCCAACATCAGACCTGTCGCCTTGCCGGCAGTAGTCCCGTCTGAGGCAAACACCCTTTAATTACCAAGGCAGAGCAAGTGGGTGGAGCCTGAGGAGCGGGGCGTCGCCACTGTAAATCCGAAGACTGGGAGAGAAGTTatgtgggataaaaaaaaataaaggccgCGTGGATCAGatggctttttttgtgtgtgtgtgtgggtgtgggggggggtttgctaattgtacattttttaatttttttgtacatttttacctTTTACATAATGCTGAGTgcagtgtatttgtgtgtgtttattactgTAACATTCTGTAGTAGTCTGTGTAAAGTGACACAAATCATGTTTACTGGGTGGGTGTCAGTAAACGAGACTGATTGGTTAGATGTTGTTTGACCGCAGGGCTCTGCAGACTCGACAATGGAATCTCAGACCGACCCGACGTGTTTGGCGGAGTTTTCTTGTCACTGCTTGTGTGAATCCAGTTGGTGGAGAAGAATTCTGGGAACGATGCATCACTTTAAATATCAACCATACTGTCGTAATGTCACATGACTAGATGTTACGTTTctcgttacatttacatttacagcatttatcagacgcctttatccagagcggcttacaatcagtagttacagggacagtccccccctggagacactcagggttcagtgtcttgctcagggacacaatggtagtaagtgggatttgaacctgggtcttctggttcatagtgtgttatccactaggctactaccaccctgcattaAGGGCTTTTAAAGTCCCAGCAGACATAAAGTGATTTCAGTGTCACTGTCTTTTCAGCAAAAGACAATTTTTGTTTATGAGACCTAGGGGGTTACATCTTTACCGTCACATTTACGCTTTCACGGGTGAAAAGACATGAATCGATGTAAGgcaatatattttaaaactgCCTGCACCGTTGCCAGAAATCTTAGAACACACCTGCTTGAAAACGCTGGTCTCACGTCAAATATAAGAGAAAATTAAGTTGAGATAAAAATTTTTTGTTTGTcaacttttgtttgttttacaaatTGTTATCTCGagataacaaaacaaataaaaatggaaatttcATGTCCTCTGCATCCGCAGATACATGGCCAACCAATACCCGAACGCACAAcattaaagttaaagtaaagtaGGCATCACAACGCACTGATGCAGACTTCACAGCCATCACCGTGTCTTATATTGGTCATTGTGATGTTGTGATGcatgttttgatgtttttgtatattttgtggGTGCAGACTTTCAGGGACATGCAAGTCCTGCAGGGCTTCTAGGGTCATCAGGGATTAGAACCTGAATCCTGTAGGATGGAAGATCACAAGTCTGGTGGAGCAATTTGTGCTTCTGTGACTGGGTTTCCTTTTTCATGCCACATGATTTGGGAAGGTGGGAGAGAGTCCAGCTTCTCCATGACCCTGACCTAGATAAACAGTTTTAGGACTAGACTGTAGAACTTGAAGTTGTGACGTGGAACTGTGTATGGGAAGCAAAAATTAAATCCGAAGAAGGTCAGTAGATTAAGAAAAATGAACGTCATTATCATTCTCACATGAGTCATATGAATCGCCATGTTTCGGAAGCCTTGAGACGCCGCAGGGTTCTAATATTAGCCTGCTCACTGTTCCCCTGCACCCGGCAGCGTGGGGGATAATATTAGCTCCCGACGGCCGTCCTGGCAGCAGCTTAATTATGCACAATTCGGCCTATAAACACGCGGTAAAATGCCATGGATCCATCATGAATAACTGGAGCCGTGGAAGTGTctctacatacatacactacCACCAACAATAAGATAAAATGACCACCCACCTAATATTGAGCACCCCcccccactacacacacacacacacacacacacacacacacacacacacacacttggcgcAGACCAGGAACCAAGCAAGCACTTGGATGAAGGTTTCAAACAAGGTCTCCTGACTTTTGCAGTGTTGGACATTTCTGGAAGAGACACCATATTAATTAAACAGTGACACATTTTAGGCGCAAGCCAGAATTGACTGTTATCGCATAATTTTTCCTAAATTTAcgcaaaatatgtttttagatctttataGCTATAACTAACAGTTATATTTCATGTGACATGTTTAATGGTCAATTTGTGTAAGCAGTATTCCTCCGCTGGTATAAGATTGTTTTCTGGGTGCTGCATTTTGGTCTACAGTGATTATGTCTTTGCTGATTTATCGGTTCTTctgggaaagtgtgtgtgtgtgtgtgtgtgtgtgtgtgtgtgtgtgtgtgaaggctgaAATCTAATAACCGTACTAATCTAATGTTTATGTTGCATTATCGATCAAATGTCTGTGCTGAGGTAATCCTTTTATGATGTTATTTATGTTTAATGACTTTTGCAACATAGCAGTTGATGTTATAATGTTACTTCCCCCACTGCTGCTGCAGGTATTTGAGCCTCTGGACACTTCTGGGCTCTGGGCCACACTTTTATGGTGAAGTCATAAAATACCCACTTATCTACTTACCTAATAATCAATATTTtgaatgatcattttaatgttgtttatAACGCGATGCATTAGCTCAGATGCactgatttattacatttttttcttttcttaaaaaagCTTCTAAGTGAGAGGGACCATGTTCCTCTGTGTGGCTTTTTATACATGTTTCCTGTCTTAGCAGAAGACCAACAAGGATGTCCAGTTACAGATTCATCTGTTTTTAACACTGCAGAAAAAATCAATAGTGCTGGTAGTCTGAGGCCCCGGCTTTAGACCTAGTGAGATAGAGCCATTTCTCACTCTCAGTTCACCGACTGAGATTACTTTCATATAGGATACTCTCGGGGGGATTTTCAAAAGACTGCAATGCCTCTATATCTCTGGTCATTTTATTTCCCTCTAGAGAGGTACAAGGTCCTTTGACCggtgtaaaataaagtgaaatgtggTGTTTGCATTCAAGGTTGCTAGGTAGGTAGACCTATCAGCTCTGCTAAAAGAGAGCTGGTCTGCACAAGGTCCTCTCCAGAATGCACAAAGacatataaataatacacacattcCTCATTTATCAAGTAATCAACCCCATATCTGTACATTTTAAAGTTTGCATGATGCATACTTGGAAAGTAACAATATCTagtaacatgtaacatgtgTAGGTAAATTTTCATGTCATAGTTGCTGTTTCCAGTAGAACAGAAGTGTGGTCAGATGATTTGTCATGTCGAATGTTGCCTTTCTGATTGTATTatcacatttctgtcttcaaGTGACAGCGGATTTACTCGTCATATAAGCCAAATTTACCActcattacattatttattggACATCCAGAGCAGTTTACTAATGAATAATAACACCAAGGTAATCTTTCGTTTTCTGTtcttgtgctccaccacaccTTTTACAGGAGGAATAGGTTTTTCCCTGGCAAAGATGGGTCACACGTCTATTTTtgccacacccacccacacaaggCTGGATGAACTGCATAACTAATGGCCGCTCCCACTAACAAGAGAAACCCATAAGGAGAACAGAAAGATCAGCGGATCACCCTTTATTTTCCTCAGTCTCTGGGAATACTCTGAGGTCATGTCTCAGTCAGGTAAATTTCTTCAGCTCTATGTCGAGGTGCGCCCTGTCCCAGAGTCTGATGGGAAGGGTGATTTGGCCACACCCCAGGACATGGCTGCTGAGATGCTAACACAGCTGTCTTCCACATGTACCAGGCCATCCAAAACCCCCTCCAAACCCTCAGTCAccttccagctccaccagcAGGCCAAGCCCTCAGCCTCTGGCCACCTTCAACCACGATGCAGCTACTTCCATGATGCTCCAGAACAGGTGACTGAGGGTTTGATGAACAAGCCAGTCCACTTCCACACACCCCCATCCTCTAGGCAAGCGACAGGCACACCAACAATGTGCAGCAGATACAATCCACATGAGGGTATGAAGGATGGAAAACGTTCTGTGGTCACCTTCAGCTACATTGAAAAGTCCAACATAAAAACTGTAAGGGGTACAGTGTGTGCCAACCAAGAGGTGTCGCCAACACCCTCCCATATCCGGAAAAGGCTCAGTGACCCTGTCTGGTTCAGCAGTCCAGACTCTTCTTGCAGTGGCAGCCCGAAGTTGGCATTCTGCACATCAAACACCCACCAGCAGAGCCAATTACTCAGCCACCAACGATCCGCAGTGTATTCCATTGGCCAACTTGCCACTGAGAGGGCGCTGGAGGAGTTTGGCTCCCCTCAGTTGAAGTGCCGGTATGCCCAGGCAACCCACCGATCCCGATGCCAATCGTGGGAAGGTTCTCCCGTGATAATTCGCAGTTCCAGCCATGTACCTGCTGCCGGTCTGGTGGCAGACAGACGTGGCTCTGCAAGTGGGCTTCCAACAAGTCCGACGCTGCACCAACCTCCTCCTCAGGCGCAGCATTGGACAAAATCAGGCTACCATAACAATAAAAGTACAACACATCAAACTGTTGATGACTCACAGAGTGTCCAGTGTACAGTGTTCCAACAGAGCTTGACCAGCTGCGGTGGCCAAAGCAACAAGTTGTCAGAAGGCATGAACCAGCTGAGTGGCAACCTGTTGGCATCTCCAGTTACCAGTCCTGTAGTTGCGCATAGGTTGGCGGAAGAGGCCCAAAAggtttctgtcatttttaaggAGGTTAGGAACTCTTCGCCACCCAATGTCCTGGGTTGCTCAGCAGAGTTTGGAAGGTCAAAGTATGAACACAAATCCAACAAGTACTGCTCCTCACAATCTTCACCTACACAGCACCAAGCAATAAAGATGAACATCCCTGTTAATGGCACACAAGACCCTAACACAAGCAATCACCAGCCGGCCAAAAACCTGTCCTTTCTGCCACTCCAGTGGCCCAAATCACCAGCGCATTATATGACAGGTCATGGGGACCCCCAGTCTACTCTGTCCCCACTGCATTACTGCATCTTATCTGAAAATGGCAGCCCGGTATCCCCTGCCATGCCCTCTCGACTCCTGCGGACGTCACTCAGTCAGGTTGAGACCGGGTCCCCCATGCGAGATCCCAGACAACTGAGGCCTTCAGATAGCCCAACCCTGCATCGCCACCAGACTCCACAGTACACAGGGGAGTCCTGGTTCCCAAGCACAGAGAGGGTTTGTGATGTCGGCTATGGGTGGGCCAGCAGGGGTAGTATAGAGGTGGCCCGGCGGTTCTTTATAGGCCAGGAAGTAGAGGATCAGGTGCCAGTGAGTTGGACATCAAGGCAGCAATGGGGCTCATCACAGGTTGCAGGGGAAGGTGGAGTTCTCCTTGATCCACCCACACCCTCAGATGTGCGACAACAGAAACAGGCAGAGCAGCGGAGGAGGGAAGCGCTTCTACTCGGGCCAGTGGCTCTGGAGCTCCACCAGGAAGAGGATCAAGCAGAGCAACAAGCTAGGGGACAGGACGGAGGTGGAGAGGAGCAGAACAGGGCACCAGGGTCATCGAGGAGTTCCAGTGGAGTGACAGGCAGTCTGGGGGACAGAGACTGTGTCTCGCCTGAGTCCAGCCATTCCAGCCAGCAGAGCAACGAGACTGGCCATGCCACCTCAGGAATACAGGTGAATACAGGCCCCAGCATGTGCTTGAGTGTGCATTGCCTGATACTGATTGCGCAAGCAAATTGTTTTTTCTGAGTGATCCTGTTTTGTCAGAGAGATGTGTAATTTTCTTGCCTCATGATAAAATATTCTTTTGGAAACTCAATAGACCAGTTAGGGGTATGTGGCCCCCAGCAATATCAATCCTTAACACTCATGTCACAAAGTTGTTTAGCGTGAACTATTCAGTGATCCAATGACCTTGAAAGTTGTGCAGTTGAAATCTAGCATACTATACGAGATTTTATATAGCCTCATTGTACAAAGGTTTTTATCACACCCTTGTGAATAGTTtctatatcgcccccttgtggcctCTGTAAAATATCATTCCAGACTACATTTGTTGAATACTCTACCGAACCTCCTTATCAGACACAGCTAGTGAGGAATTCCAGAGCATGTATGTTCTATGTGTTCTGCTGTTTTCTAGTCGGACAGTGGCTCTGTCATACCTGGACCTTCTCTGCACTGTCAGAAGATTGCTCGTGCTAAGTGGGAGTTCTTGTTTGGGACGCCGTCTGAAGATAATGCTGCTAACAAAGATAAAAGTGAGCATTATCTCACTTATTCAATGTTCATTTATCAGTGCCTCGGTTCTGTTACTTATTTACATctcagttattttattaatatacacAAAACACTTCATCTTGTTAATCTGACCAACACATCTTTATGGCCAGATCCACTAGAGCTCCCTACAGCTCCTCCTAGTGGTAACTCCAGTGAATCTCCCACTCCAACCCCACCCACATCCCTCCCACTGGAAATGGCTCCGCTCAGGGCCAATCATGACGTCCAGCATGTGGAGGTGGAGCTTGTTACCCCGCCCCCCGCACCTCCTGGGAGCTCTCCCAAAGCAGGCATCATCCGGAGGACACTGAAATACTCAGAGACGGACCTGGACGCCGTACCACTTCGCTGTTACCGGGAGACGGACATCGATGAGGTGCTGCGGGCGGAGCATGATGACGGAGACTCAGCCTTTGGCAGCAACCGCAGCATCCTGGGGACCCCAGCGGCAGGAAACAGCCCACTGGCCATCATAACATACAACGGGATGgacagagaggatgaggaggaagaacatgaaaatgaggaggatgaggaaggaaTGGCCAGCTGGGCCAGTGTGAGAATGCagggggacagaaagagacaacGAGCCAATCAAGAGGATGAGGAAGTTTTCAGCATGCTCCTGAAGAGgtgaaacccacacacacaaacaactatTGAAATTATTTGCATTATATCTGAAGGTATCCAGGAATTGTTCACTTTGACAAAACAAGTAAGAACATGTGAGCCCATCATAAcgcaaaacaataataaatcacatatgcatttattttattaaatttgtgtAGAGAATTAGTGATGCACACTTAAGTTCTCAGGTGATTATGTAATGACTAACCCGTTATGATAATTCTGAGACACAGATAACAACCAAATTCCTTTTTAAAGGCACAGTGAGCTGAAAATGACATCTGTGGTCCAGTGGTACCTGGTTTCAGTGGGGGTCAGCAGGATTCATTTTAAAGTGGTTTTAGTCTGAGAATTGGCAATTATGCACCTGAATGGCAATAAAAGCACCTGAACCTGCTGTTATACACTACAGGTCTTTGGATGTCTATGATGAGCCCCGTCCCCTGAAGTCCCCCATCCTGGTGACAGAGCCGTCTCAGAGCCCAGGCAACATTCTTGACTCTTTCAGTCGCCACTTTGAGAGCATCATGGAGTCTCAGCGTGCCAAGGGGACGTCTTGCAGCAGCCTGGACAGCGCTGAACTCTGGACGCCCAGCACTCCTTCACCTGCCTTTACCTTTGACCTCCCAACTTTGAACCCCGAGGCTCAGGCCCACTACTGCAACAGCGCCCGGCAGATTGCGCAGCTCAGCTTTGCTCCACTGGCTCACATCGAGATGCCCAGCCTGTCCGAATCGGCCCTGACTGTGACCGTTGATTCGGACGCCACCCGCGCCCCATCGAGTGAGAGGCTCAGCAGTGGCTCGGATGACACCCTGAGGGGCGGCGCCAGGGCTGGCCAGAGTTGGCAAAGCAACCCATCTCTGTCCTTTCCCAGGTTAGTGGGACACTAACAGCAAAATTATTAGGCCTgtgcaaaattattatttttaaatgatcaatCTTTGTTTTCTCAAATCAATTTGATTCGATCTGATTCTcgattatttccacattaattgGCTAATATAGTAATCTATACATTCTCATTTACATAtgtggatgaaaaaaaaatatttttcttaacatttcaatacatgtttattgctctcaaaattacaaaataaaattcaaatttcaaaataaGTAATGTCAGAGGtagacttaaaaaaataaaaaggccacAAAGAATACTTTCTCAGAGCATTGCCAATGTAAACTTGGGGGCTtgaatgcttttattaaaagaaataataGCAATAGAATCCAGCAGTCCTCCATGGTGTCCTTCCTGAACcaacagaatttaacaatcaTGCAGAAAGTTTTCTTtaggaaacacaaaaacacttaacacacatgcaaatgatCAGACAAACGCAACAGAGACTTTATTAAGTGAACAGCTAATATTAAAATACTCTATACATTAAAAACTATCTATTCCAGTAGCAAGTATAGTTGATGGGTGGATGGGTGAACTCTGAGGATGGCTCTGCGTCTATAGTTCCAGTGTATGGCGTGTGTTTGGGTGTATGACCTTCTGAAGGCTGTGTGCTGGCTGACTCAGCTGATTCAGTCTCGACCCAGTCATAACTGCACCACTGTAGTGGAAGCAGCACCGCTCAACAAAAAGGCTGTTTATTTTTATCAGGTCTTACTTAACATGTAAATGGGTTTAGAGTCGTGGCTGATCTCAATCTCATACTCAAATTATACCTCAGTTTACTTGTTTACTGTTATACGCTATATAGTCTTTTTTATGAATTATCAGCACCTGAAAAGCTTCCGTTTACAGGTTCACCTCGTCTATATTTGCTTTCACATTAAAATAAGTAGTCTGCTCCTCGCTGATGTAACGTGCTGAAATGTGTTTGCACACTGGACCACTAGGTGGCGACAGAGAACTGCCTGTAACCGGCCAGAATGGAAAACACGAGCATCTTATGCTCTAACCGTCCCTAACAATCTTCGGTGTTTCATGTAATCTgataaaattgattattttcCGCCATGTGCGGGGGAGAGTAGCTGCGCCGCAGGAAATCTGCAGCGCCGAGGCTTGCTTGTTGGTGGTGCTTGGCAGTGACCCCCCTGCACCAACTCACGGCACACTCTCCAAAACACCTGCTGCGCCCCGAGCGGCACAAAGAGACCCTTTGACTGCAGCGGGCTGGTGTCTATCAGCACTCAGACTAAATGAGGGTGGTAGCGAGACGTCCTTTGGATGGGACAGGAGTCAGAGCGTGGACAGATCCCACCGTGGCTACGAGGTTCATTAACTCTGGAATTCCAGCTTGTCCCATCTGCCTGTCTGAAATAGTTTATGTGAGACAGAGGCCTATTGTCCCCTTCCGGGTGCAGGGGACCAGCAGAAGTGTCCGCTGTGTACATGATCTCAACAAATCACTTACTGTTATTAGTGAACCTCATATATTTTCTGTTCCTGTCTAAACATGGACATTACCACAGAACAAATATGGCCGTATTACACAAagtcttaaaattgcaaagatCTTTTACTTTAAAGACTCCTTgtgaaaatgaaggaaaatgtatgtgttttcaaTAATTCTACTctagtttattttcatttaaagccTTTGCAGGATTTCCATGTATGTACATTTGTTCCGAAATGTCAACTAGTGTTCCACATGCATCATAGCAGGCTAGTTGTCTGGCTGGTTAAAACTGAGTAAAATCGGAGTATCGTTATTTCGGTCAGGTTTTCTTTTTGAATTCTTGTCCCTGTGTCACCTCAGAAAACGGCGGATATTTGAGTCACTGATGGAACCAGAGGAACAGAGCGAGTTCTTCAGCGGgggctttcagatttttttctgggCTGAGCTGGCAGCTCAAGGTCAGCTGGGAAACGCTGTCAACATTTACAGAGGGAGGGTGGGGGCGGACGGAGAGGGGGGCGGAGGGGCAGGGAGGGGAAAGTAAACTCTCGCTCACACGCGGAGCGGAGCCGGAGCGGAGTGCCGACAGCCTGGGAAAGTCTGGCGAAACTCTGGAAATGTGCGCTCCGGACGGTGGGTAACGAGCTCAGGTGATGAGGCGGGCGGCGGAGGCGGCGATGCAGTCGGGTCGGGGGTCGGCGCCGCGCCACGCCGGACGCCACCGGGCCAGAGCTGCTTCTCTGAAACGTTCCGTCCGAGATGGGCACCAGGCCTCCGTGTGCAGAGCCCACTCGGTGCTCAGCTGGCACGTGGTGCCACCAGTGGACCGGCGTGCGCCCGCCCTCTACCCACGACGGAGGTAAACACCACTCTGTCTCCAGGTCCAACGCTGTAGCCTGTTGTCCCCAGCtgttccaggtgtgtgtgtgtgtgtgtgttttagagtATTAAGACACATAGAAGTAAACACAAGAGCCGAGCTGAACAAGGTAAATATGACGGAGGCGTTTCCTCAGTGTTCCCTTTGTTTTCCAGCTTGCGTGTCTTTAGAGTGTGGACAAGGagatccagtgtgtgtgtgtgtgtgtgtgtgtgtggtgtggattTGTACAGAGAACTGGTTGGTGCAGTTTCCAGACTCGGACACACTTCTTTGGTTCCTTTTCAAttccatttcattcatttaatattgATATTTCGTTTTGAATAAATAATGCCAGTTCTTGCGTTCACTTGATCACATTCTTCTGCAGTACTGTGACTCATGCTGATGTCACGCAATGCTGTAGATATTTAATGGCACAATAATCtataatgaaaaatgcattattgGCCCAGCCCTAGTTTACACAGCGTTACGACAGAGTTGCTGGGAAGTTTCCAGACTGTTCCAGATCTTGGAACAGGGCTGGGTGAAATCTGAGATGCGAGTGGTGCAAATGTCTGGACCATCATGCAGGTGCAAAAAACgcacacaataaaaaacatctATATCCAATAATAGGCACTCATGGAAATTCAGTTTAGGGGAGCATTGATGACTAGATATGATTCtggtaagtgaaagtgaggtgattgtgatacacaacgtagcacacagtgacacacaatgaaatgtgcactgggcagccatgacaggcgcccgggaagggGACGTTTGGGGaaggtaccttgatcaagaggACCTTAGAACTGGGTTCCTATTGCAGGgatcgcttccttacccgctaggctgccacTGCCCCGTATGGGACTATCTCAAGACTGCACCGACACTGGTTATAGTGGGATGATAGTTGGTGATGGGTGGTCTTGTGGCTGATGCCCACCGTCCTTGGAGATGCAGGAACTGTGACTTTAGGcatgtgactttttttgctgctgttaaATGAACATATAGTCATAATAAACACAAGACCTATGAGCATGATTCCGCACTTTGGacgttttaattcctccaccgACAATACGCAACACACATGGAGAAAATCTCTGATTTATGAACTGGAGAACACTCCTTATATATACAGCACACCAAATATAGCTGTTAATGTTGCTGGAAATCCAGTAACTGAAAACTGAATAGATTGTACTAAATAGTTCTAAGTAGTTTAATTTCCTGTAACTTCCTGGTTCAGGGAGAAGGTAATTCGTTCTGGTGCAGACCCAGAACTGAATCAGGACCTCAGCGATCGACTCGGACTGGGCAGCAATGAGACGCTGACCAATGGTAATCGTGCTGACATGGAGGCTGCCAAGCGCCTGGCCAAGCGACTCTTCAACCTTGATGGGTTCCGCAAGTCCGATGTGGCTCGTCACCTGAGCAAGAAGTGAGTGACCTGAGAccctcacacacaaaataacataCATGAACATAGAAAAATACATGAACCTTTGAACATGTCTGATTCCACACAGGGGTTCATCTCGTAGGGTGAATTTTGTATAAGTGGGTGTGGCTGTGATCACACGTCCATTCTGAGAGAGCGAGTTCAGGTCTCATTCCCTCTgtagctccgcctcctccatcTGCCTCAATCGTGGTGTCAGAAACGGGCCTGCTTTTTACTTGAGCCCGATTCTGCAGCTCTTGGCTCTGCCAGTTTCCTCTGGGGTCCAGACTTCCAGCTCGGTACTGGCAGCTGCTGGCATGATGAATTTGGGAT
Coding sequences within it:
- the LOC114770341 gene encoding PH and SEC7 domain-containing protein 1 isoform X3 — its product is MNKPVHFHTPPSSRQATGTPTMCSRYNPHEGMKDGKRSVVTFSYIEKSNIKTVRGTVCANQEVSPTPSHIRKRLSDPVWFSSPDSSCSGSPKLAFCTSNTHQQSQLLSHQRSAVYSIGQLATERALEEFGSPQLKCRYAQATHRSRCQSWEGSPVIIRSSSHVPAAGLVADRRGSASGLPTSPTLHQPPPQAQHWTKSGYHNNKSTTHQTVDDSQSVQCTVFQQSLTSCGGQSNKLSEGMNQLSGNLLASPVTSPVVAHRLAEEAQKVSVIFKEVRNSSPPNVLGCSAEFGRSKYEHKSNKYCSSQSSPTQHQAIKMNIPVNGTQDPNTSNHQPAKNLSFLPLQWPKSPAHYMTGHGDPQSTLSPLHYCILSENGSPVSPAMPSRLLRTSLSQVETGSPMRDPRQLRPSDSPTLHRHQTPQYTGESWFPSTERVCDVGYGWASRGSIEVARRFFIGQEVEDQVPVSWTSRQQWGSSQVAGEGGVLLDPPTPSDVRQQKQAEQRRREALLLGPVALELHQEEDQAEQQARGQDGGGEEQNRAPGSSRSSSGVTGSLGDRDCVSPESSHSSQQSNETGHATSGIQSDSGSVIPGPSLHCQKIARAKWEFLFGTPSEDNAANKDKNPLELPTAPPSGNSSESPTPTPPTSLPLEMAPLRANHDVQHVEVELVTPPPAPPGSSPKAGIIRRTLKYSETDLDAVPLRCYRETDIDEVLRAEHDDGDSAFGSNRSILGTPAAGNSPLAIITYNGMDREDEEEEHENEEDEEGMASWASVRMQGDRKRQRANQEDEEVFSMLLKRSLDVYDEPRPLKSPILVTEPSQSPGNILDSFSRHFESIMESQRAKGTSCSSLDSAELWTPSTPSPAFTFDLPTLNPEAQAHYCNSARQIAQLSFAPLAHIEMPSLSESALTVTVDSDATRAPSSERLSSGSDDTLRGGARAGQSWQSNPSLSFPREKVIRSGADPELNQDLSDRLGLGSNETLTNGNRADMEAAKRLAKRLFNLDGFRKSDVARHLSKNNDFSRLVAEEYLRNFNFTALTLDQALRTFLAEFVLMGETQERERVLTHFSLRYLHCNPQVTMSEDSVHTLTCALMLLNTDLHGQNVGKRMSCSQFVGNLEGLNEGQDFPKDMLKALYNSIKNEKLQWTIDEEELRRSFSELGERRSDSRGAKRMGSSEGVSSPPSGALLYKNGFLVRKVHADSDGKRTPRGKRGWKTFYAVLKGLILYLQKGEYRPDKPLSDEDLKNAVSIHHSMAIRATDYSKRPNVFYLRTADWRIYLFQAPNAEQMQSWITRINTVAAMFSAPPLPAAIGSQKKFSRPLLPGSASKLSPDEQVQSHETRSRAISTELAELRSYPPDRKVKGRELEEYRQREEYLEFEKTRYGTYVMLLQAKLRIAEDDLSVFELCLQEEGGLQHTQSSPTLLDGDLPPRSDGQRHSYRQAVQK